Proteins encoded by one window of Micromonospora coxensis:
- a CDS encoding thiazole synthase has protein sequence MSAVSFEIGGVTFGSRLILGTGGAANLHVLEQAIRASGTELVTLALRRVDTAPGTAGGLLDLLDRCGVRLLPNTAGCYTAGEAVKVAHLARDAFDTDWVKLEVIGDERTLLPDGVELLRAAEELVGDGFVVLPYTSDDPILARRLADVGCAAVMPAGAPIGSGLGVSNPHHIRLIRQSVDVPVILDAGIGTASDAALAMELGCDAVLLASAVTRAADPVAMATAMRYAVEAGRLAYGAGRIARRFHALASTPDEGRPDL, from the coding sequence GTGAGCGCGGTGAGCTTCGAGATCGGTGGCGTGACCTTCGGCTCCCGGCTGATCCTCGGCACCGGTGGGGCGGCCAACCTGCACGTGCTGGAGCAGGCGATCCGGGCATCCGGCACCGAGCTGGTCACCCTGGCGCTGCGCCGGGTCGACACCGCGCCCGGCACCGCCGGCGGACTGCTCGACCTGCTGGACCGGTGCGGCGTGCGGCTGCTGCCCAACACCGCCGGCTGCTACACCGCCGGCGAGGCGGTGAAGGTGGCGCACCTGGCCCGCGACGCGTTCGACACCGACTGGGTGAAGCTGGAGGTGATCGGCGACGAGCGGACGCTGCTGCCCGACGGGGTGGAACTGCTGCGCGCGGCGGAGGAGCTGGTCGGAGACGGATTCGTGGTGCTGCCGTACACGTCGGACGACCCGATCCTGGCCCGCCGGCTGGCCGACGTCGGCTGCGCGGCGGTGATGCCGGCCGGCGCGCCGATCGGGTCCGGGCTCGGCGTCAGCAACCCGCACCACATCCGGCTGATCCGGCAGAGCGTGGACGTGCCGGTGATCCTCGACGCCGGCATCGGCACCGCCTCCGACGCCGCGCTCGCCATGGAGCTGGGCTGCGACGCGGTGCTGCTGGCCAGCGCGGTGACCCGGGCCGCCGACCCGGTGGCGATGGCCACCGCCATGCGGTACGCCGTCGAGGCCGGGCGGCTCGCGTACGGCGCCGGGCGGATCGCCCGCCGCTTCCACGCCCTCGCCTCCACCCCGGACGAAGGCAGGCCCGACCTGTGA
- the thiS gene encoding sulfur carrier protein ThiS: MELIVNGAGRTVPGGATVADVVRQVTEQQRGLAVAVNGEVVPRTGWPATVLRDGDRVEVLSAAQGG, translated from the coding sequence GTGGAACTGATCGTCAACGGGGCCGGGCGGACCGTGCCTGGCGGAGCGACGGTGGCCGACGTGGTCCGCCAGGTCACCGAGCAGCAGCGCGGCCTCGCGGTCGCGGTCAACGGCGAGGTGGTGCCGCGCACCGGCTGGCCGGCCACGGTGCTGCGCGACGGCGACCGGGTCGAGGTGCTCAGCGCCGCCCAGGGCGGGTGA
- the thiO gene encoding glycine oxidase ThiO — protein sequence MLTRPDVAVVGAGPVGLAIAWRCASRGLRVVVHDPAPGSGASHVAAGMLSPVAEAYFGEHELTGLLAESAARWPGFAAELAEAAGVEFGHRTEGTLVVGLTSDDLAEARRLWSYQQGLGLPITPLRPSQLRDREPALAPRVRGGAVAPGDHQVDPRRLVAALRSAAERAGATLVPGPVARLDDVAARVTVVAAGCGAAALTGLPVRPVKGQVLRLRAPGRAAPDFRHVIRGYADGESVYLVPRADGEVVVGATVEERTDTEVTAGAVLRLLRAAVDLVPDLAEYDLVEASAGLRPGTPDNAPILGPLPGHPGVLVATGHHRHGIVLTPVTADLITELVVTGEADPLLAPFTPERFSRPDAPHPGPARVGPAGSSTQEEHRWN from the coding sequence GTGCTGACCCGGCCGGACGTCGCCGTGGTGGGGGCGGGACCGGTCGGGCTGGCGATCGCGTGGCGGTGCGCGTCGCGCGGGCTGCGCGTCGTCGTCCACGATCCCGCCCCGGGCTCCGGCGCCTCGCACGTCGCCGCCGGGATGCTCTCCCCGGTCGCCGAGGCGTACTTCGGGGAGCACGAGCTGACCGGGCTGCTCGCCGAGTCCGCCGCCCGCTGGCCCGGCTTCGCCGCCGAGCTGGCCGAGGCCGCCGGGGTGGAGTTCGGCCACCGGACCGAGGGCACCCTGGTCGTCGGGCTGACCTCCGACGACCTGGCCGAGGCGCGCCGGCTGTGGTCGTACCAGCAGGGGTTGGGACTGCCGATCACCCCGCTGCGCCCCTCGCAGCTGCGCGACCGCGAGCCGGCGCTGGCGCCGCGGGTGCGCGGCGGCGCGGTCGCGCCCGGTGACCATCAGGTCGACCCCCGGCGGCTGGTCGCGGCGCTGCGCTCGGCGGCCGAGCGGGCCGGCGCGACGCTGGTCCCCGGCCCGGTCGCCCGCCTCGACGACGTGGCCGCCCGGGTCACCGTGGTGGCCGCCGGCTGCGGCGCCGCCGCGCTCACCGGCCTGCCCGTGCGGCCGGTGAAGGGGCAGGTGCTGCGGCTGCGCGCGCCCGGTCGCGCCGCGCCGGACTTCCGGCACGTGATCCGGGGGTACGCCGACGGCGAGTCGGTCTACCTGGTGCCCCGGGCCGACGGGGAGGTGGTGGTCGGGGCCACCGTGGAGGAACGCACCGACACCGAGGTGACCGCCGGCGCGGTGCTGCGGCTGCTGCGTGCCGCCGTCGACCTGGTGCCCGACCTGGCCGAGTACGACCTGGTGGAGGCGTCCGCCGGGCTGCGCCCCGGCACCCCGGACAACGCGCCGATCCTCGGGCCGCTGCCCGGCCACCCCGGTGTGCTGGTCGCGACCGGGCACCACCGGCACGGCATCGTGCTCACCCCGGTCACCGCCGACCTGATCACCGAGCTGGTCGTCACCGGCGAGGCGGACCCGCTGCTCGCGCCGTTCACGCCGGAGCGGTTCAGCCGGCCGGACGCCCCGCACCCCGGGCCGGCCCGGGTCGGGCCCGCCGGATCGAGCACCCAGGAGGAGCACAGGTGGAACTGA
- the thiE gene encoding thiamine phosphate synthase — MPSLGRLHLITDTRPGRDPLAVLRAALPVARAELVVQVRVEDDATDREAYELAGRVLALCAPYGATCLVNDRLHVALAVGAAGGHVGAEDLPVAAARRVLGPTAVLGATAREPLTATEAVAAGAGYLGVGPCHATTTKTGLPDPIGPDGVRAVAGAVDVPVIAIGGVTVETVPALRAAGAYGVAVVGALSDSPDPARTTAALVEALTC, encoded by the coding sequence GTGCCGTCCCTCGGACGACTGCATCTGATCACCGACACCCGGCCGGGGCGTGACCCGCTCGCCGTGCTGCGCGCCGCCCTGCCGGTGGCCCGCGCCGAACTGGTCGTCCAGGTCCGGGTGGAGGACGACGCCACCGACCGCGAGGCGTACGAGCTGGCCGGGCGGGTGCTCGCGCTCTGCGCGCCGTACGGGGCGACGTGCCTGGTCAACGACCGGCTGCACGTGGCCCTGGCGGTGGGCGCCGCGGGCGGGCACGTCGGCGCGGAGGACCTGCCGGTGGCGGCGGCCCGCCGGGTGCTCGGCCCGACCGCCGTGCTCGGCGCGACCGCCCGGGAGCCGCTGACGGCCACCGAGGCGGTCGCCGCCGGCGCCGGCTACCTGGGCGTCGGCCCCTGCCACGCGACCACCACCAAGACCGGCCTGCCCGACCCGATCGGCCCCGACGGGGTACGCGCCGTCGCCGGGGCGGTGGACGTGCCGGTGATCGCCATCGGCGGGGTGACCGTCGAGACGGTGCCCGCGCTGCGGGCCGCCGGGGCGTACGGGGTGGCGGTGGTCGGGGCGCTCTCCGACAGCCCCGATCCGGCCCGGACGACCGCCGCGCTCGTCGAGGCCCTGACGTGCTGA
- a CDS encoding endonuclease domain-containing protein, with the protein MVAVDALDARGRFAGRVDLAWPALRVAVEYDGDHHRERAHFRQDVARLNALRAAGWLVLRFTADDVLRHPARTVALVADALRERQIQRNPSH; encoded by the coding sequence GTGGTCGCCGTCGACGCGCTCGACGCCCGGGGACGGTTCGCCGGCCGGGTCGACCTGGCCTGGCCGGCCCTGCGCGTGGCGGTCGAGTACGACGGCGACCACCACCGGGAGCGCGCCCACTTCCGGCAGGACGTCGCCCGGCTGAACGCGCTGCGCGCGGCGGGCTGGCTCGTGCTCCGCTTCACCGCCGACGACGTGCTCCGTCACCCCGCCCGCACCGTCGCCCTGGTCGCCGACGCCCTCCGCGAGCGCCAGATCCAGCGCAACCCCTCCCACTGA
- a CDS encoding aldo/keto reductase: MDLVTEMTYRRLGDSGLVVSVVGIGCNNFGRKLDLDGTRAVVDAALDAGINFFDTADIYGEPQGGSEELLGQALKGRRDDVVVATKFGMDMHGLNGPDHGARGARRYIARAVEASLRRLGTDHIDLYQMHEPDPGTPIDETLAALDDLVRAGKVRYLGNSNFAGWQIADADWTASSQGRTRFISAQNHYSLLERGVEAEVIPACERFGLGMLPFFPLANGLLTGKYKRGEAPPAGSRLAGGGRYAQRLAAANWDTIEAIEAYAAERELTMLQVAIGGLAARPAVTSVIAGATTPEQVRANAAAGTWQPTDEDLDALDAIL, translated from the coding sequence GTGGATCTCGTGACTGAGATGACCTACCGCCGGCTGGGCGACTCCGGGCTCGTGGTGTCCGTGGTCGGCATCGGCTGCAACAACTTCGGCCGCAAGCTCGACCTCGACGGCACCCGCGCGGTGGTCGACGCCGCGCTCGACGCCGGGATCAACTTCTTCGACACCGCCGACATCTACGGCGAGCCGCAGGGCGGCTCCGAGGAACTGCTCGGACAGGCGTTGAAGGGCCGCCGTGACGACGTGGTGGTGGCCACCAAGTTCGGCATGGACATGCACGGCCTGAACGGCCCGGACCACGGCGCCCGGGGCGCGCGCCGCTACATCGCCCGGGCCGTGGAGGCGTCGCTGCGGCGGCTCGGCACCGACCACATCGACCTGTACCAGATGCACGAGCCGGACCCGGGCACCCCGATCGACGAGACGCTCGCCGCCCTGGACGACCTGGTCCGGGCCGGGAAGGTGCGCTACCTCGGCAACTCCAACTTCGCCGGCTGGCAGATCGCCGACGCGGACTGGACGGCGTCGTCGCAGGGCCGTACCCGGTTCATCAGCGCGCAGAACCACTACTCGCTGCTGGAGCGGGGAGTGGAGGCCGAGGTGATCCCCGCCTGCGAGCGCTTCGGCCTGGGCATGCTGCCCTTCTTCCCGCTCGCCAACGGCCTGCTCACCGGCAAGTACAAGCGCGGTGAAGCCCCGCCGGCCGGCAGCCGACTCGCCGGCGGTGGCCGGTACGCGCAGCGCCTCGCGGCGGCGAACTGGGACACCATCGAGGCGATCGAGGCGTACGCCGCCGAGCGGGAGCTGACGATGCTCCAGGTGGCCATCGGTGGACTGGCCGCCCGGCCCGCGGTGACCTCGGTGATCGCCGGCGCGACCACGCCCGAGCAGGTACGGGCGAACGCCGCCGCCGGGACCTGGCAGCCCACCGACGAGGACCTGGACGCCCTCGACGCCATCCTCTGA
- a CDS encoding ABC-F family ATP-binding cassette domain-containing protein → MGYVDVAGVGHILPDGRELFADVSFRVADGAKVALVGPNGAGKTTLLRMVAGDLPVRTGVVARSGGLGVMRQFIGMIGDESTLADLALSLAPPALRDAGRRLATTEAAMRAAELRGKYSTAAGKAQLAYADALAAWGEAGGYDAEVLFDTVATIVLDLPWDAARDRPVRTLSGGQQKRFALELLLRGTEEVLLLDEPDNFLDVPGKRWLEVRLRESGKSVLYVSHDRELLAQTADRVVAVEGGSAWVHPGGFASWHDARVARHARLDELRRRWDEEHQKLRELMLMYKQKAAYNDGMASRYQAAQTRLRKFEEAGPPPVPPKDQDIRMRLAGGRTGKRAVICEQLELDGLTYPFDLELWYGDRVAVLGANGTGKSHFLRLLARGGTDPDPAQTPVGAAALAPVAHDGVARLGARVRPGHFSQTHDRPELTEKTLVEILWRGDEHRAGMDRHAAMAALSRYELAGQGDQRFGTLSGGQQARFLVLLLELSGATLLLLDEPTDNLDLASAEALEAGLGAFSGTVVAVTHDRWFTRSFDRFVLFRGDGEVVETPEPVWDVAR, encoded by the coding sequence GTGGGTTACGTGGACGTGGCAGGGGTCGGACACATCCTCCCGGACGGTCGGGAGCTCTTCGCCGACGTCTCCTTCCGGGTCGCCGACGGCGCCAAGGTCGCCCTGGTCGGCCCGAACGGGGCGGGGAAGACCACCCTGCTGCGGATGGTCGCCGGCGACCTGCCGGTGCGTACCGGTGTGGTCGCCCGCTCCGGCGGCCTCGGCGTGATGCGGCAGTTCATCGGCATGATCGGGGACGAGTCCACCCTCGCCGACCTGGCGCTCTCCCTCGCCCCGCCGGCACTGCGCGACGCCGGCCGTCGGCTCGCCACGACCGAGGCGGCCATGCGGGCGGCCGAGCTGCGCGGCAAGTACAGCACCGCCGCCGGCAAGGCCCAACTGGCGTACGCGGACGCGCTCGCCGCCTGGGGCGAGGCCGGCGGGTACGACGCCGAAGTGCTCTTCGACACCGTCGCCACCATCGTGCTGGACCTGCCGTGGGACGCCGCCCGGGACCGTCCGGTGCGGACCCTCTCCGGCGGCCAGCAGAAACGCTTCGCCCTGGAACTGCTGCTGCGCGGCACCGAGGAGGTGCTGCTCCTCGACGAGCCGGACAACTTCCTCGACGTGCCCGGCAAACGGTGGCTGGAGGTGCGGCTGCGCGAGTCCGGCAAGTCCGTGCTGTACGTCTCGCACGACCGCGAGCTGCTGGCGCAGACCGCCGACCGGGTGGTGGCCGTCGAGGGCGGCAGCGCCTGGGTGCACCCGGGTGGCTTCGCGAGCTGGCACGACGCCCGGGTGGCCCGGCACGCCCGCCTCGACGAGCTGCGCCGCCGCTGGGACGAGGAGCACCAGAAGCTGCGCGAGCTGATGCTGATGTACAAGCAGAAGGCGGCGTACAACGACGGGATGGCGTCGCGGTACCAGGCCGCGCAGACCCGGCTGCGCAAGTTCGAGGAGGCCGGGCCGCCGCCCGTACCCCCGAAGGACCAGGACATCCGGATGCGGCTGGCCGGCGGGCGGACCGGCAAGCGCGCGGTGATCTGCGAGCAGCTGGAGCTGGACGGCCTCACCTACCCCTTCGACCTGGAACTCTGGTACGGCGACCGGGTCGCCGTGCTCGGCGCCAACGGCACCGGCAAGTCGCACTTCCTGCGGCTGCTCGCCCGGGGCGGCACCGACCCCGACCCGGCGCAGACCCCGGTCGGCGCGGCGGCCCTCGCCCCGGTCGCCCACGACGGGGTGGCCCGCCTCGGCGCCCGGGTCCGGCCCGGCCACTTCTCCCAGACCCACGACCGTCCGGAGCTGACGGAGAAGACCCTGGTCGAGATCCTCTGGCGGGGCGACGAGCACCGGGCCGGCATGGACCGGCACGCGGCGATGGCCGCGCTGTCCCGGTACGAGCTGGCCGGGCAGGGCGACCAACGCTTCGGCACTCTCTCCGGCGGCCAGCAGGCCCGGTTCCTGGTGCTGCTGCTGGAGCTGTCCGGGGCGACCCTGCTGCTGCTCGACGAGCCCACCGACAACCTCGACCTGGCGTCGGCGGAGGCGCTGGAGGCGGGGCTGGGCGCCTTCTCCGGGACGGTCGTCGCGGTCACCCACGACCGCTGGTTCACCCGCTCCTTCGACCGGTTCGTGCTGTTCCGGGGTGACGGTGAGGTGGTGGAGACCCCCGAGCCGGTCTGGGACGTCGCCCGCTGA
- a CDS encoding class I SAM-dependent methyltransferase: MTGDHYFSTEPTTAAHPREVEFHVAGRDYTLASAGGVFSADRLDPGTAVLLRKAELPAAGTGGDLLDIGSGFGPISCVLACTAPAATVWAVDVNERARALTAENARRVGAADRIRTVAPDDVPADVTFTQIWSNPPIRIGKAELHELLRRWLPRLAPDGVAWLVVARHLGGDSLHRWLVDEGWQVDRRASQKGYRVLRVTR; this comes from the coding sequence GTGACCGGCGACCACTACTTCTCCACCGAACCCACCACCGCGGCCCACCCGCGCGAGGTCGAGTTCCACGTCGCCGGGCGCGACTACACCCTCGCCTCCGCCGGCGGGGTCTTCTCCGCCGACCGGCTCGACCCCGGCACCGCCGTGCTGCTGCGCAAGGCCGAGCTGCCGGCCGCCGGCACCGGCGGCGACCTGCTCGACATCGGCTCCGGGTTCGGGCCGATCAGCTGCGTACTCGCCTGCACCGCGCCCGCCGCCACCGTCTGGGCGGTCGACGTCAACGAGCGGGCCCGCGCGCTGACCGCCGAGAACGCCCGGCGGGTCGGCGCCGCCGACCGGATCCGCACGGTCGCCCCGGACGACGTGCCCGCCGACGTCACCTTCACCCAGATCTGGTCCAACCCGCCCATCCGCATCGGCAAGGCCGAACTGCACGAGCTGCTGCGCCGCTGGCTGCCCCGGCTCGCCCCGGACGGAGTGGCCTGGCTGGTGGTCGCCCGCCACCTCGGCGGCGACTCGCTGCACCGGTGGCTCGTCGACGAAGGCTGGCAGGTCGACCGCCGGGCCAGCCAGAAGGGCTACCGGGTGCTGCGGGTCACCCGGTAA
- the truA gene encoding tRNA pseudouridine(38-40) synthase TruA, whose product MDERTRLRLDVSYDGTDFSGWAVQPTRRTVAGVLTATLDLVLGAGTATGLTVAGRTDAGVHATGQVCHLDLPTVVWREHEGRLLRRLARLLPADVRVRAMTEVPADFDARFSATFRRYEYRVTDAPWGAEPLRRRDTLAWPKPLELTALNAAAAGLVGEHDFAAYCRRKENATTLREVTRLDWRRDPDGILVATVQADAFCQNMVRSLVGAMLVAGDGRRPVEWPASLLTRRERSSEVTVAPAHGLALVEVGYPDDPAQYARRADLTRQLRVPAES is encoded by the coding sequence GTGGACGAGCGGACCCGGCTGCGGCTGGACGTCTCGTACGACGGCACCGACTTCTCCGGCTGGGCCGTCCAGCCGACCCGCCGTACGGTCGCCGGGGTGCTCACCGCGACGCTGGACCTGGTGCTCGGGGCGGGCACCGCGACCGGCCTCACCGTGGCCGGCCGCACCGACGCCGGGGTGCACGCCACCGGGCAGGTCTGCCACCTCGACCTGCCCACCGTCGTGTGGCGCGAGCACGAGGGGCGGCTGCTGCGCCGGCTGGCCCGGCTGCTCCCCGCCGACGTGCGGGTCCGCGCGATGACCGAGGTGCCGGCCGACTTCGACGCCCGGTTCTCGGCGACGTTCCGCCGCTACGAGTACCGGGTGACCGACGCGCCGTGGGGCGCCGAGCCGCTGCGCCGGCGGGACACCCTGGCCTGGCCGAAGCCGCTGGAGTTGACCGCGCTGAACGCCGCGGCGGCCGGGCTGGTGGGGGAGCACGACTTCGCCGCGTACTGCCGGCGCAAGGAGAACGCCACCACGCTGCGCGAGGTGACCCGGCTGGACTGGCGGCGTGACCCGGACGGGATCCTCGTCGCCACCGTGCAGGCCGACGCGTTCTGCCAGAACATGGTGCGCAGCCTGGTCGGGGCGATGCTGGTCGCCGGGGACGGCCGCCGCCCGGTCGAGTGGCCGGCCAGCCTGCTCACCCGGCGGGAACGCTCCAGCGAGGTGACGGTGGCGCCCGCGCACGGGCTGGCGCTGGTCGAGGTCGGCTACCCCGACGACCCGGCCCAGTACGCCCGCCGTGCCGACCTGACCCGCCAGCTCCGCGTTCCCGCCGAATCCTGA
- the rplQ gene encoding 50S ribosomal protein L17, whose protein sequence is MPTPTKGPRLGGSPAHERLMLANLATALFQHGKIQTTETKARRLRPLAEQLITKAKRGDLASRRRVLGVVKDKDVVYALFDQIAPRYANRNGGYTRIVKTGPRKGDAAPMAIIELVEELQVAEPKANKKTAARKAAQQDKVEALAPADETPKSTDADQDAEAPVSASGDTAAAREDSDEAAENDKA, encoded by the coding sequence ATGCCCACGCCCACCAAGGGCCCCCGCCTCGGCGGCAGCCCCGCGCACGAGCGGCTGATGCTGGCCAACCTGGCCACCGCGCTGTTCCAGCACGGCAAGATCCAGACCACCGAGACGAAGGCCCGGCGGCTGCGTCCGCTGGCCGAGCAGCTCATCACCAAGGCCAAGCGCGGCGACCTCGCCTCGCGGCGTCGGGTGCTGGGCGTCGTCAAGGACAAGGACGTGGTCTACGCCCTGTTCGACCAGATCGCGCCCCGGTACGCCAACCGCAACGGTGGCTACACCCGGATCGTGAAGACCGGTCCGCGCAAGGGTGACGCCGCTCCGATGGCGATCATCGAGCTGGTCGAGGAGCTTCAGGTCGCCGAGCCGAAGGCGAACAAGAAGACCGCCGCCCGCAAGGCCGCCCAGCAGGACAAGGTCGAGGCGCTCGCCCCCGCGGACGAGACCCCGAAGTCGACCGACGCGGACCAGGACGCCGAGGCTCCGGTGTCGGCGTCCGGTGACACCGCCGCCGCCCGTGAGGACAGCGACGAGGCCGCCGAGAACGACAAGGCCTGA
- a CDS encoding DNA-directed RNA polymerase subunit alpha → MLISQRPTLSEESINETRSRFTIEPLEPGFGYTLGNSLRRTLLSSIPGAAVTSIKIDGVLHEFTTIPGVKEDVVELVMNIKELCVSSEHDEPVSMYLRKQGPGDVTAGDIQPPAGVSVHNPDLKLATLNGKGRLDMELTVERGRGYVTAAQNKQAGAEIGRIPVDSIYSPVLKVTYRVEATRVEQRTDFDRLIIDVETKPSMGPRTALASAGSTLVELFGLARELDETAEGIDIGPSPQDAQLAADLALPIEELDLTVRSYNCLKREGINSVGELIGRTEADLLDIRNFGQKSIDEVKMKLAGMGLGLKDSAPNFDPAHVVDAFGEADYDTDDYRETEQL, encoded by the coding sequence ATGCTCATCAGCCAGCGACCGACTCTCTCCGAGGAGTCGATCAACGAGACCCGGTCCCGGTTCACCATCGAGCCGCTGGAGCCCGGCTTCGGCTACACCCTGGGCAACTCGCTGCGTCGTACGCTGCTGTCGTCCATCCCGGGTGCGGCGGTCACCTCGATCAAGATCGACGGTGTGCTGCACGAGTTCACCACCATCCCCGGGGTCAAGGAGGACGTGGTCGAGCTCGTCATGAACATCAAGGAGCTCTGCGTCAGCTCCGAGCACGACGAGCCGGTCAGCATGTACCTGCGCAAGCAGGGCCCGGGCGACGTGACCGCGGGCGACATCCAGCCCCCGGCCGGCGTCTCGGTGCACAACCCGGACCTGAAGCTCGCCACCCTGAACGGCAAGGGCCGGCTCGACATGGAGCTGACCGTCGAGCGGGGTCGGGGCTACGTCACGGCGGCGCAGAACAAGCAGGCCGGCGCCGAGATCGGCCGGATCCCGGTCGACTCGATCTACTCGCCGGTGCTCAAGGTGACGTACCGCGTCGAGGCGACCCGCGTCGAGCAGCGGACCGACTTCGACCGGCTGATCATCGACGTCGAGACCAAGCCGTCGATGGGCCCGCGTACCGCGCTGGCCTCGGCCGGCTCGACGCTGGTGGAGCTCTTCGGCCTGGCCCGGGAGCTGGACGAGACCGCTGAGGGCATCGACATCGGGCCGTCCCCGCAGGACGCCCAGCTGGCGGCGGACCTGGCTCTGCCGATCGAGGAGCTGGACCTCACCGTCCGCTCCTACAACTGCCTCAAGCGCGAGGGCATCAACTCCGTTGGTGAGCTGATCGGGCGCACCGAGGCCGACCTCCTCGACATCCGGAATTTCGGTCAGAAGTCGATCGACGAGGTCAAGATGAAGCTCGCCGGGATGGGTCTGGGGCTGAAGGACTCGGCCCCGAACTTCGACCCGGCGCACGTCGTGGACGCCTTCGGTGAGGCCGACTACGACACCGACGACTACCGCGAGACCGAGCAGCTCTAG
- the rpsD gene encoding 30S ribosomal protein S4, giving the protein MARYTGADCRRCRREKMKLFLKGSKCDGPKCPFESRPFPPGQHGRGRTKETEYLLQLREKQKARRVYGVLEKQFRGYYEEAVAKQAKTGEVLLQILESRLDNVVYRAGFAKSRDMARQLVKHGHFTVNGKKVDIPSYRVKEHDIIEVRGKSKELTPFIVAQAEAGSKSVPAWLEAIPSQMKVLVHSLPARQVIDTQVQEQLIVELYSK; this is encoded by the coding sequence ATGGCTCGTTACACCGGTGCTGACTGCCGCCGTTGCCGGCGGGAGAAGATGAAGCTGTTCCTCAAGGGCAGCAAGTGCGATGGTCCGAAGTGCCCGTTCGAGTCCCGGCCGTTCCCGCCCGGGCAGCACGGCCGCGGCCGCACGAAGGAGACGGAGTACCTGCTCCAGCTCCGTGAGAAGCAGAAGGCCCGCCGTGTCTACGGCGTGCTGGAGAAGCAGTTCCGCGGTTACTACGAGGAGGCCGTGGCCAAGCAGGCCAAGACCGGTGAGGTCCTCCTGCAGATCCTCGAGTCGCGGCTGGACAACGTGGTCTACCGGGCCGGCTTCGCCAAGTCCCGGGACATGGCCCGCCAGCTGGTCAAGCACGGCCACTTCACCGTGAACGGCAAGAAGGTCGACATCCCGTCGTACCGCGTCAAGGAGCACGACATCATCGAGGTCCGGGGCAAGAGCAAGGAGCTCACCCCGTTCATCGTCGCGCAGGCCGAGGCCGGCTCGAAGTCGGTTCCGGCGTGGCTGGAGGCCATCCCCAGCCAGATGAAGGTGCTCGTGCACTCGCTCCCGGCCCGCCAGGTGATCGACACCCAGGTCCAGGAGCAGCTGATCGTCGAGCTCTACTCGAAGTAA
- the rpsK gene encoding 30S ribosomal protein S11 translates to MPPKARAGAAVKKVRRKERKNVAHGQAHIKSTFNNTIVSITDPTGAVISWASAGQVGFKGSRKSTPFAAQLAAEAAARRAMEHGMRKVDVFVKGPGSGRETAIRSLQAVGLEVGQISDVTPQPHNGCRPPKRRRV, encoded by the coding sequence ATGCCACCGAAGGCTCGTGCCGGAGCCGCCGTCAAGAAGGTCCGGCGCAAGGAACGCAAGAACGTCGCCCACGGGCAGGCGCACATCAAGAGCACCTTCAACAACACCATCGTGTCCATCACGGACCCGACGGGTGCCGTCATCTCCTGGGCCTCCGCCGGCCAGGTCGGCTTCAAGGGCTCCCGCAAGTCGACTCCGTTCGCCGCGCAGCTCGCCGCCGAGGCCGCCGCGCGTCGGGCCATGGAGCACGGCATGCGCAAGGTCGACGTGTTCGTCAAGGGTCCCGGCTCCGGCCGGGAGACCGCCATCCGTTCGCTGCAGGCCGTGGGTCTCGAGGTCGGTCAGATCTCCGACGTGACCCCGCAGCCGCACAACGGGTGCCGTCCGCCGAAGCGTCGCCGGGTCTGA
- the rpsM gene encoding 30S ribosomal protein S13, with product MARLVGVDLPREKRMEIALTYIFGVGRTRALETLAATGISPDKRARDLTDEELVQLRDHIEANYKVEGDLRREVAADIRRKVEIGCYAGIRHRRGLPVRGQRTRTNARTRKGPKRTVAGKKKPGKK from the coding sequence ATGGCACGTCTAGTCGGCGTGGATCTCCCCCGCGAGAAGCGGATGGAGATCGCGCTCACCTACATCTTCGGGGTCGGTCGCACCCGCGCCCTGGAGACGCTCGCCGCCACCGGCATCTCGCCGGACAAGCGCGCTCGGGACCTCACGGACGAGGAGCTCGTGCAGCTCCGCGACCACATCGAGGCCAACTACAAGGTTGAAGGTGACCTGCGCCGCGAGGTCGCCGCTGACATCCGCCGCAAGGTCGAGATCGGCTGCTACGCCGGTATCCGCCACCGCCGTGGTCTCCCGGTGCGTGGCCAGCGGACGCGGACCAACGCCCGCACCCGCAAGGGCCCGAAGCGGACCGTCGCCGGCAAGAAGAAGCCCGGCAAGAAGTAA
- the rpmJ gene encoding 50S ribosomal protein L36, which translates to MKVKPSVKRICNKCRVIRRHGRVMVICTDPRHKQRQG; encoded by the coding sequence GTGAAGGTCAAGCCGAGCGTCAAGAGGATCTGCAACAAGTGCCGGGTGATCCGCCGGCACGGCCGGGTCATGGTCATCTGCACCGACCCGCGCCACAAGCAGCGCCAGGGCTGA